A stretch of Candidatus Vicinibacter affinis DNA encodes these proteins:
- the cphA gene encoding cyanophycin synthetase: protein MRIREINVMKGPNYWSIRRHKLIVMVLDLEDLEQKPTNHIPGFLDRLKDLLPGLYGHRCSVGNEGGFYQRIEEGTWMGHVVEHIALEIQTMAGMDVGFGRTRTYGEEGVYHVVFDYLEEKVGVYAAKASVRIAEALVEGNSYDLSPDLQEMRELRESNRLGPSTGSIIEEAQARGIPWIRLNKYSLCQLGYGRNQRRIQATVTNKTSNIGVEIAKDKEETKYLLNQAEIPVPKGEIVRTEAGLKDAINYLKYPLVIKPINGNHGRGITTNIQSWDQAVNALHNAKRVSTSVIVEQFITGEDYRILVINHKMVAAAKRLPARIIGDGKHTVQQLIDLVNADPRRGYGHEKVLTSISIDEITLKLLELKGYTLDTIISKGEILVVKDTANLSTGGTSVDVTDIVHPSIVFMAERISRVVDLDICGIDFMTNDISSPVYETRGAVLEVNAGPGFRMHLAPAEGLPRNVAAPVIDMLYPPGSPSRIPIVAVTGTNGKTTTTRLMAHMVKMKGYTVGYTTTDGIYVQNHMMMSGDCSGPGSAEFVLRDPTVNFAVFETARGGILRAGLGFKNCDTCIVTNIAPDHLGLKGIHTLEQLAKVKAVVVESVKPDGYAILNADDDLVYAMREKANCKIALFSMDENNRKIKKHMREGGLCAIYENGFITICKGEWKLRVTKAVNVPLTFGGKASFMIQNVLPATLAGYIHGFELGDLSSSLESFIPSPAQTPGRLNLFNFKNFDVILDYAHNAAGLNALKKLVEKMDGSPKVGIIAGIGDRRKEDNEAIGSVAASIFDELIIRQDKHLRGRSEQEIVEMMVRGIKQYDPEKKITIISNEKEAISYAIENAKQGSLIVICSDSVTDSLLQVQKYKEEEASKYYEFNKNDIPNRS, encoded by the coding sequence ATGCGAATAAGAGAAATAAACGTCATGAAAGGACCCAATTATTGGAGTATCCGAAGGCATAAACTGATTGTAATGGTTTTGGATCTTGAAGATTTGGAACAAAAACCTACCAATCATATTCCAGGATTTCTTGATCGTTTAAAGGATTTGCTCCCAGGTTTATACGGTCACCGTTGTTCTGTGGGTAACGAGGGCGGGTTCTATCAACGAATTGAGGAAGGTACCTGGATGGGTCATGTTGTGGAGCACATTGCTTTGGAAATTCAAACAATGGCAGGTATGGATGTTGGTTTTGGGCGTACCAGAACATACGGGGAAGAAGGTGTTTATCATGTTGTATTTGACTATCTGGAGGAAAAAGTTGGCGTTTACGCAGCCAAGGCATCTGTAAGGATTGCCGAAGCTTTGGTTGAAGGGAATTCCTACGATCTGTCTCCAGATCTTCAGGAAATGAGGGAATTAAGGGAAAGCAATCGCCTTGGCCCGAGTACAGGATCGATTATTGAAGAGGCTCAAGCCAGAGGAATTCCGTGGATAAGATTGAATAAATATAGCCTCTGTCAATTAGGTTATGGAAGGAATCAACGGAGGATTCAGGCTACTGTTACAAATAAGACCTCTAACATAGGTGTCGAGATTGCAAAAGACAAAGAGGAGACTAAATACCTGTTAAATCAAGCCGAAATACCAGTCCCCAAAGGTGAAATAGTCCGGACTGAGGCCGGGCTTAAGGATGCTATAAATTATCTTAAATATCCATTGGTCATAAAGCCAATTAATGGAAATCATGGTAGAGGTATCACTACCAATATACAGAGTTGGGATCAGGCAGTGAATGCTTTGCACAACGCGAAGAGGGTCTCCACTTCAGTTATCGTCGAACAATTTATTACCGGTGAAGATTACCGTATTTTGGTCATAAATCACAAGATGGTAGCTGCCGCTAAAAGATTGCCTGCAAGGATAATAGGCGACGGGAAACATACAGTTCAACAATTAATTGACCTGGTAAATGCTGATCCCAGAAGAGGATATGGACATGAAAAAGTGTTGACAAGTATTTCGATTGATGAAATTACCTTGAAGTTACTGGAACTGAAAGGATATACACTGGACACCATAATTTCAAAAGGAGAAATTTTAGTTGTAAAAGATACTGCAAACCTTTCTACTGGTGGAACCTCTGTGGATGTAACAGATATTGTCCACCCGTCTATAGTATTTATGGCAGAAAGGATTTCCAGAGTAGTAGATCTGGATATTTGTGGAATTGATTTTATGACAAATGATATCAGTTCCCCAGTTTATGAAACACGAGGTGCAGTGCTTGAAGTAAATGCCGGGCCAGGATTCCGAATGCATCTAGCACCTGCTGAGGGGTTACCAAGAAATGTTGCCGCACCGGTTATTGACATGTTATATCCGCCGGGTTCACCTTCAAGAATTCCAATTGTTGCAGTAACAGGAACCAATGGGAAGACTACTACCACCAGGCTGATGGCACACATGGTGAAAATGAAGGGATATACGGTAGGTTATACCACTACGGATGGAATATATGTTCAAAACCATATGATGATGAGTGGAGACTGCTCCGGACCTGGCAGTGCGGAATTTGTATTAAGGGATCCAACGGTAAATTTTGCTGTTTTCGAAACTGCAAGAGGAGGTATCCTTAGAGCAGGTTTAGGGTTTAAAAATTGTGATACTTGTATTGTCACCAATATTGCACCAGACCATCTTGGACTAAAAGGAATTCATACTTTGGAACAATTAGCCAAGGTAAAGGCTGTGGTTGTGGAGTCTGTTAAACCAGACGGATATGCCATTCTCAATGCAGATGACGACCTGGTTTATGCTATGAGAGAAAAAGCAAATTGTAAAATCGCCTTGTTTTCTATGGACGAAAACAACAGAAAGATTAAAAAACACATGAGAGAGGGTGGATTATGTGCCATCTATGAGAACGGATTTATCACTATATGCAAAGGGGAATGGAAACTCAGGGTAACCAAAGCGGTAAACGTTCCTTTAACATTTGGTGGAAAAGCAAGTTTTATGATCCAGAATGTACTACCAGCTACTTTGGCAGGTTATATACATGGTTTCGAACTCGGTGACCTCAGTTCAAGTTTAGAAAGTTTTATTCCTTCACCTGCGCAAACTCCAGGTAGACTTAATTTATTTAATTTTAAGAATTTTGATGTTATTCTTGACTATGCTCATAATGCAGCTGGACTTAATGCCCTCAAAAAGCTAGTTGAGAAAATGGATGGAAGCCCAAAAGTTGGAATTATTGCCGGTATAGGTGACCGTCGCAAGGAAGACAATGAAGCAATTGGATCTGTAGCAGCTTCTATTTTTGATGAACTGATTATCAGACAGGATAAACATCTGAGAGGAAGATCAGAGCAGGAAATTGTTGAAATGATGGTAAGGGGTATTAAACAATATGATCCTGAGAAAAAAATCACCATTATCTCAAATGAAAAAGAGGCAATTTCATACGCCATTGAGAATGCAAAACAAGGATCATTAATCGTTATTTGCAGTGATTCCGTCACAGACTCTCTCCTACAAGTTCAAAAATACAAAGAAGAAGAAGCCAGTAAATACTATGAATTTAACAAAAATGATATTCCAAATAGAAGCTAA
- a CDS encoding vanadium-dependent haloperoxidase, with the protein MKSNFIKLGALLLFVVLMMPSCRKSETQTEFNNAASFDYKVVHSWNELFLNIDKDALGFRPGPGPRALAYMSIAAYEVCVPGMPKYNSLKNLPNFQGAKIPELTGSKDLHYPSAVNAAYAFLMSKMFEKVSFFQSGTGSHIANNAEAQQMIENLRLSLENEYKSQINNTKYINSKAWGEDVARAIWEWSTTDKIGHEAYLNPLSNDPTKTPYHNWKEKSLDASGNRIPGKWAPTNDNPDGGMFPFWGQVRTFATNNSQKISRPPLPYSEAKSSQWYANNLEVYAATTPKASYEDEWVAEFWSDDLFGLTFAPPPRMVAVMDQVFVKQNSTLEEAVYANALMGITLNDCAVVCWNSKWYYNTERPEHFIKDQIDPSWESQLDHPYTGQKGVTPAFPAYPSGHSTFGGGGAFALAAVWGDHYTLTDRCHENRTEFIGSPRTFYNFSDLGLEDALSRIPLGVHIRIDCVEGVRLGREVGARVSALPWRK; encoded by the coding sequence ATGAAATCAAATTTTATAAAATTAGGCGCATTACTTCTCTTCGTAGTACTCATGATGCCTTCTTGTCGAAAAAGCGAGACCCAGACCGAATTTAATAATGCTGCAAGTTTTGACTATAAAGTTGTCCATTCGTGGAATGAATTATTTTTAAATATAGATAAGGATGCCTTAGGTTTCAGACCAGGACCTGGTCCAAGGGCTTTAGCTTACATGTCAATAGCCGCCTATGAGGTATGCGTACCTGGGATGCCAAAGTACAATTCATTAAAAAATCTGCCTAACTTTCAGGGAGCAAAAATTCCTGAACTCACCGGATCTAAAGATTTACATTACCCTTCAGCGGTTAATGCAGCTTATGCCTTCTTGATGAGTAAAATGTTTGAAAAGGTAAGTTTTTTCCAATCCGGTACCGGAAGCCATATTGCAAATAATGCTGAAGCTCAGCAAATGATTGAGAATTTAAGACTAAGTCTTGAAAATGAATACAAGAGCCAAATAAATAACACTAAGTACATTAATTCAAAGGCTTGGGGCGAGGATGTTGCCAGAGCAATTTGGGAATGGTCTACAACAGATAAAATTGGTCATGAGGCTTATCTTAATCCACTAAGCAACGATCCAACTAAGACACCATATCACAATTGGAAGGAAAAAAGTTTGGATGCATCCGGAAATAGAATCCCAGGGAAATGGGCGCCGACAAATGACAACCCGGATGGGGGGATGTTTCCTTTTTGGGGGCAGGTTCGCACCTTTGCTACCAATAATTCTCAAAAAATTTCGAGACCTCCATTGCCTTATAGTGAAGCTAAAAGTTCTCAATGGTATGCAAATAACTTAGAAGTTTATGCAGCCACCACACCCAAAGCCAGTTATGAAGACGAGTGGGTTGCAGAATTCTGGTCTGACGATCTCTTTGGTCTAACTTTTGCGCCTCCTCCAAGAATGGTCGCTGTTATGGATCAGGTTTTTGTGAAGCAAAATTCAACTTTGGAAGAAGCCGTATATGCCAATGCATTGATGGGTATTACTTTGAATGACTGTGCAGTGGTTTGTTGGAATTCAAAGTGGTATTATAATACCGAAAGACCAGAGCATTTTATAAAAGATCAAATTGATCCTTCCTGGGAATCTCAACTGGATCACCCTTATACCGGACAGAAAGGGGTAACACCTGCTTTTCCTGCCTATCCATCAGGTCATTCGACATTTGGAGGTGGGGGAGCATTTGCCTTGGCCGCAGTTTGGGGAGATCATTATACCTTAACTGATAGATGTCACGAAAATCGCACTGAGTTCATTGGATCTCCAAGAACTTTCTATAACTTTAGTGATTTGGGGCTTGAAGATGCATTGTCGAGAATACCTTTAGGTGTTCACATTCGAATTGATTGTGTGGAAGGTGTTAGATTAGGCAGAGAGGTTGGAGCTCGTGTTTCTGCACTTCCATGGAGAAAGTAA
- the infB gene encoding translation initiation factor IF-2, with product MTKILIKVATEFNIGLSTIVDYLQLKGFDIDNKPTAKVTDEMYNELLKEFQGSITEKEQAAQLQKTVVAPVKEKVLPKPEINLFGTPSAPPPAPPAPKIKSEKESEEIFKAKLDEADMPKLKVIGKIELEKPEPEVKEVEIPQPEPEVIPPIEGENEITRVETPTLKGLKILGKIDTNKFKEPSKKKEEPKKTTDTSVKPSESAKKESEEDAKKRKRKRKKVSPTDFGSENRNTQTNRGRNTQDAPEVKEVSKKEVEDKIKATMARLNFSGKNKRQKIRRDKRDEMREKAELAESNAHTDVIHLTEFVTVSEIASLMDIPVTDVIMTCMNMGIIVSINQRLDAEVIEILAEEFDKKIEFISAEETTEIESDDEDAPEDLIPRAPIVTVMGHVDHGKTSLLDYIRKTNVVSGEAGGITQHIGAYEVKVGPDQKKITFLDTPGHEAFTAMRARGAKITDVAVIIVAADDRIMPQTKEAIAHAQAANVPIVFAINKIDKPGADPERIKNELSQMNFLVDSWGGKYSSQEISAKTGLGIESLLEKIILEAEVLDLKANPDRLASGTVVEASLDKGRGYVAKLLVQNGTLEVGDVVIAGENAGKIKAMFNERGQKLKSAGPSSPVMVLGLTGAPTAGEKFKVMEDESEARLIATKRAQISREQANRASKRISLDEIGRRLALGNFKELRLIIKGDVDGSVEALSDSLIKLSVESIKVSVLHKAVGQIIESDILLASASDAIVIGFQVRPSPAARTLAEKEGVEIKTYSIIYEAIEEIKAAMEGMLEPTKEEKIVGQVEVRDVFKITKVGTVAGGIVIDGKIARNNPIRVIRNGIVIYPNKEGGMAELQSLKRFKDDVKEVKENMECGIAIKNFNDIKVGDIVEAYEITEVKQTLK from the coding sequence ATGACCAAAATATTAATAAAAGTAGCCACTGAATTTAACATAGGGTTGAGTACAATAGTCGATTACCTTCAGTTGAAAGGATTTGACATTGACAACAAACCTACAGCCAAGGTTACAGATGAAATGTATAATGAGCTCCTAAAGGAGTTTCAAGGGTCTATTACTGAGAAAGAGCAAGCTGCGCAATTACAAAAAACTGTGGTGGCCCCGGTTAAGGAAAAGGTATTACCTAAACCAGAAATAAATTTGTTTGGCACCCCATCAGCACCTCCTCCTGCCCCTCCTGCTCCTAAAATAAAAAGTGAAAAAGAATCTGAAGAAATCTTCAAAGCTAAATTGGATGAGGCTGATATGCCTAAGCTAAAGGTTATTGGAAAAATTGAACTCGAAAAACCTGAACCGGAGGTAAAAGAAGTTGAAATACCTCAGCCGGAGCCGGAGGTAATTCCTCCAATTGAAGGAGAGAACGAAATTACCAGAGTAGAAACGCCTACTTTGAAAGGTTTGAAAATCCTTGGTAAAATTGATACCAACAAATTTAAAGAACCTTCAAAAAAGAAAGAAGAGCCGAAAAAAACTACAGATACTTCTGTCAAACCATCTGAATCTGCTAAAAAAGAAAGCGAGGAAGATGCCAAAAAAAGAAAGCGGAAACGCAAAAAAGTCAGTCCAACTGACTTTGGTTCAGAAAATAGAAATACGCAAACCAATAGAGGTCGAAATACTCAGGATGCTCCGGAAGTTAAGGAGGTCTCTAAAAAAGAGGTGGAAGATAAAATCAAGGCCACAATGGCTCGCCTTAATTTTAGTGGAAAAAATAAAAGGCAGAAAATCAGAAGAGACAAAAGGGATGAAATGCGTGAAAAAGCAGAATTGGCAGAATCAAATGCCCATACTGACGTCATACATCTCACCGAATTTGTAACAGTGTCTGAGATAGCCAGTTTGATGGATATACCTGTTACTGATGTCATCATGACATGCATGAATATGGGTATTATCGTGTCTATTAATCAACGATTGGATGCAGAAGTTATCGAAATTCTCGCGGAGGAATTCGATAAAAAAATTGAATTTATTTCTGCTGAAGAAACTACGGAAATAGAATCCGATGATGAAGACGCACCTGAGGATCTGATTCCAAGAGCACCTATTGTAACTGTGATGGGACATGTCGATCATGGAAAGACGTCTCTCTTAGACTACATCAGAAAAACAAATGTAGTTTCTGGTGAGGCTGGCGGAATTACCCAACATATTGGTGCTTATGAAGTAAAGGTTGGGCCGGATCAGAAGAAAATTACCTTCCTCGATACTCCCGGACACGAAGCGTTCACCGCTATGAGGGCTAGAGGGGCAAAAATCACTGATGTCGCTGTTATTATTGTGGCTGCAGATGATAGAATTATGCCGCAAACTAAGGAAGCTATTGCCCATGCTCAGGCAGCAAACGTGCCTATAGTGTTCGCAATAAACAAAATAGACAAACCAGGGGCTGATCCTGAACGAATAAAAAATGAACTGTCCCAAATGAATTTCCTTGTGGATTCCTGGGGAGGAAAATATTCTTCTCAAGAAATTTCAGCAAAAACTGGACTTGGGATTGAATCTTTATTGGAAAAAATAATTCTGGAAGCAGAAGTCCTTGACCTAAAGGCAAATCCGGATAGATTAGCTTCTGGAACAGTGGTGGAAGCATCTTTGGACAAGGGTCGCGGTTATGTGGCAAAATTACTTGTTCAAAATGGAACGCTGGAAGTGGGTGATGTAGTCATTGCTGGAGAAAACGCTGGTAAAATTAAGGCCATGTTCAATGAACGTGGACAAAAACTTAAATCAGCCGGACCTTCTTCCCCGGTCATGGTATTGGGTTTAACCGGAGCTCCAACTGCAGGAGAAAAATTCAAGGTTATGGAAGATGAGTCTGAAGCCAGACTTATTGCAACCAAAAGAGCGCAAATTAGCAGAGAGCAAGCCAATAGAGCCTCCAAGAGGATATCTTTGGATGAAATTGGGAGACGTTTGGCTTTGGGTAATTTTAAAGAATTGCGCCTGATTATTAAAGGAGACGTGGATGGATCTGTTGAAGCGCTTTCCGACAGTTTGATCAAACTTTCAGTTGAAAGTATAAAAGTATCGGTACTTCATAAAGCGGTAGGTCAAATTATTGAATCCGACATATTATTAGCATCTGCTTCAGATGCTATTGTTATAGGATTCCAGGTTAGACCTTCTCCGGCAGCAAGGACTTTGGCAGAAAAAGAAGGGGTGGAAATAAAAACCTATTCTATAATCTATGAAGCCATTGAAGAAATTAAAGCTGCAATGGAAGGTATGCTTGAGCCAACCAAAGAAGAAAAAATTGTCGGTCAGGTAGAAGTCCGGGATGTATTTAAAATCACTAAAGTTGGAACCGTTGCCGGTGGAATCGTGATAGATGGTAAAATAGCCAGGAATAATCCAATCAGGGTGATAAGGAATGGAATAGTTATTTACCCAAACAAAGAAGGGGGAATGGCCGAACTGCAATCGCTCAAGCGTTTTAAAGATGATGTTAAGGAAGTCAAAGAAAATATGGAATGCGGTATAGCCATCAAGAATTTCAATGACATCAAAGTTGGGGACATTGTGGAAGCCTACGAAATCACTGAAGTTAAGCAAACACTTAAGTAA
- the nusA gene encoding transcription termination/antitermination protein NusA: MKLVETFAEFKAGKNIDRPTMMRVLEDVFRSLIKKKYGSDDNFNVIVNAQKGDLEIWRIRSIVPDGEVTDDLKEIAISEALVIDEDYEVGAECYEQVNLDDFGRRAIMAARQTLVSRVMELEKDDVFKRYSEREGELVIGEVNQVLKRELLIIDDATNNELILPRTEMIKGDHFRKGDIVRAVIKKVEMKNSLPVIHLSRTDSTFLQRLMEQEVPEIEDGLIAIRKIVRIPGERAKVAVESFDDRVDPVGACVGMKGSRIHGIVRELRNENIDIVNFTNNLNLYIQRSLTPAKVNSIEIDEKNKKASVYLNADQLSLAIGRGGSNIKLASKLTGYEIDVYRDQVEGEVDDVDLDEFKDEIEEWIIDALKNIGCDTARSVLNLSAEELIRRTDLEEETVKEVLDILAKEFED; this comes from the coding sequence ATGAAATTAGTTGAAACTTTTGCTGAATTCAAAGCAGGTAAAAATATAGACCGTCCAACAATGATGAGAGTCCTTGAGGATGTGTTCCGTTCATTGATCAAAAAGAAATATGGATCAGATGATAATTTTAACGTCATCGTTAATGCCCAAAAGGGGGATCTTGAAATCTGGAGGATTAGATCGATTGTCCCAGACGGTGAGGTAACAGACGATTTAAAAGAAATAGCAATTTCCGAGGCTCTTGTAATTGATGAAGATTATGAGGTTGGTGCAGAATGCTATGAGCAAGTAAACTTGGATGATTTTGGTAGGAGGGCCATCATGGCCGCACGACAAACTTTAGTTTCGAGGGTTATGGAACTCGAAAAAGATGATGTCTTTAAAAGGTATTCTGAACGGGAAGGTGAGTTGGTTATTGGTGAAGTGAATCAGGTCCTTAAAAGAGAACTTTTAATAATTGATGATGCAACAAATAATGAATTAATTCTTCCAAGAACTGAAATGATTAAAGGTGACCATTTCAGAAAAGGAGATATCGTTAGGGCTGTAATTAAAAAGGTTGAAATGAAAAACAGTCTTCCTGTTATTCACCTCAGCAGGACAGACTCCACCTTCCTTCAAAGACTAATGGAACAAGAAGTGCCAGAAATTGAAGATGGATTGATTGCAATACGAAAAATCGTTCGAATTCCGGGAGAAAGGGCAAAAGTTGCGGTAGAATCTTTTGATGATAGAGTGGATCCTGTGGGTGCATGTGTTGGTATGAAAGGTTCCAGGATTCATGGAATCGTGAGAGAATTAAGAAATGAAAACATAGACATCGTTAATTTTACAAATAATCTTAATTTATATATTCAAAGATCCTTGACTCCTGCAAAAGTGAACAGTATTGAAATAGATGAAAAAAATAAAAAAGCCAGTGTCTATTTAAATGCCGATCAACTGTCTTTGGCAATCGGAAGAGGTGGGTCAAACATAAAGCTAGCATCTAAGCTGACCGGTTATGAAATTGATGTTTACCGTGATCAGGTGGAAGGTGAAGTGGATGATGTGGATTTGGACGAATTTAAAGATGAGATTGAAGAATGGATTATTGATGCCTTGAAAAACATAGGTTGTGATACTGCCAGAAGTGTACTTAATCTTAGTGCGGAAGAATTAATTAGAAGGACAGATTTGGAAGAAGAGACCGTTAAAGAAGTACTGGATATCCTGGCAAAAGAATTTGAAGATTAA
- the rimP gene encoding ribosome assembly cofactor RimP: protein MYICTGFTEREQKVPFFVACKQEMYTEEVHNLLLEKFKEENFQDCFLVALEQKGKNVGVFLDSDSGIQLETCRQISRFLEEHFDQNKWFGEDYVLEVSSAGLSRPLKFPRQYVKNIGRELKMVQIDGSQLQGKLIQADLEKITLEWEEIRKENKKKIKEIKQILVPYQQIKEAKIIVKI, encoded by the coding sequence ATGTATATTTGCACTGGTTTTACAGAAAGGGAACAGAAAGTTCCCTTTTTTGTTGCCTGTAAGCAAGAAATGTATACAGAAGAAGTACATAATCTTTTATTGGAAAAGTTCAAAGAAGAAAACTTTCAAGATTGTTTTCTGGTTGCTCTTGAACAAAAAGGTAAAAATGTAGGTGTTTTCCTGGATAGTGACAGTGGAATCCAATTGGAAACCTGTCGCCAAATTAGTCGCTTCCTTGAAGAACACTTTGACCAAAATAAGTGGTTTGGTGAAGATTACGTTTTAGAGGTTTCTTCTGCCGGATTAAGCAGGCCATTAAAATTTCCTAGGCAATATGTTAAAAATATTGGCCGTGAATTAAAAATGGTTCAAATAGATGGATCCCAACTTCAAGGAAAACTAATACAAGCAGACCTTGAAAAAATTACCCTTGAGTGGGAAGAAATACGGAAAGAGAATAAAAAGAAAATTAAAGAAATAAAACAGATTCTGGTACCTTATCAACAAATTAAAGAAGCTAAAATTATTGTCAAAATATGA
- the mqnC gene encoding dehypoxanthine futalosine cyclase: MQKEQLLYRALNKEYLSAAEGLFLFENASTPELMWVGNQLRQEQNPGNKVTWIIDRNSNTTNVCVANCKFCNFYRPPGHKESYITNIDEYKFKIEEMFKLGGEQLLLQGGHHPDLGLSYYVDLFKELKSLYPNLKLHALGPPEIAHIAKLEKTNHTEVLSALIKAGLDSLPGAGAEILNDRVRRLVSKGKCGAKEWLDVMRAAHQLGLTTSATMMFGHVETNLERMEHLVLLREVQTEKPKDANGFLAFIPWPFQDEGTMLRKLKRARNACTQDEYIRMIAMSRIMLPNIIHIQASWLTVGKTTAQICLHSGADDFGSIMIEENVVSAAGAQQRFTAKGIQDAIKEAGFIPQLRNQQYEFLPLPKILEQQVLDPQTMIID; the protein is encoded by the coding sequence ATGCAAAAAGAGCAGCTTTTATATAGGGCCCTCAATAAAGAATATCTCTCTGCCGCTGAGGGATTGTTCCTTTTTGAAAATGCCTCCACCCCTGAACTTATGTGGGTGGGAAACCAATTAAGACAAGAGCAGAATCCGGGTAATAAGGTCACCTGGATTATTGATCGAAATTCCAACACCACCAACGTATGTGTAGCGAACTGTAAATTCTGCAATTTTTACCGTCCACCGGGGCATAAAGAATCCTACATAACCAATATCGATGAATACAAATTCAAAATCGAGGAAATGTTTAAACTTGGTGGAGAGCAGTTGCTTTTGCAAGGAGGGCATCATCCAGATTTGGGCTTGAGTTATTATGTAGATTTATTTAAAGAGTTAAAATCTCTATATCCTAATTTAAAGTTGCATGCATTAGGGCCTCCTGAAATTGCACACATAGCTAAACTTGAAAAAACCAACCATACTGAAGTTTTATCAGCATTAATTAAAGCGGGTCTTGATTCTTTACCAGGAGCAGGTGCTGAGATATTAAATGACCGTGTTAGACGATTAGTATCTAAGGGAAAATGTGGTGCAAAGGAATGGCTTGATGTCATGAGGGCAGCTCACCAGTTGGGGCTTACCACTTCCGCTACCATGATGTTTGGTCACGTTGAAACCAATCTTGAGAGAATGGAACATTTGGTTCTATTGAGAGAGGTTCAGACAGAAAAGCCTAAGGATGCAAACGGGTTTTTAGCTTTTATTCCATGGCCTTTTCAAGATGAAGGCACCATGTTAAGAAAGCTCAAAAGAGCCAGAAATGCATGCACACAGGATGAATACATCCGAATGATAGCAATGAGCAGAATTATGCTTCCAAACATCATTCATATTCAAGCCTCCTGGCTTACAGTTGGGAAGACTACTGCCCAAATTTGTCTCCATTCAGGAGCTGATGATTTTGGAAGTATTATGATAGAAGAAAATGTAGTCTCTGCCGCGGGAGCGCAGCAAAGGTTTACTGCAAAGGGGATTCAGGATGCAATCAAAGAGGCAGGTTTTATCCCACAATTGCGAAATCAACAATATGAGTTTTTACCTCTTCCTAAAATACTTGAACAACAGGTACTTGATCCTCAAACGATGATAATTGATTAA
- a CDS encoding purine-nucleoside phosphorylase has protein sequence MSVSLFDEIQQSSVFIKERFSTIPKHVIVLGTGLGNLVNRLEVIKEISYKVIPNFVPTTVESHSGKLILAKWKGVELLLLSGRLHYYEGYSIQEVTYPIRVLHELGVNRIWLTNASGSVNPHLNAGEIVFIDDHINFHPENPLRGAYDPRLGIRFPDMSSTYAPEELAIAKRSCEKLKIEFKKGIYFGLQGPSLETPAEYRMIKLLGADIVGMSTVPEVIVAHQCGMKILGASIVSNSSPETGLHEVTTLESVIETIRNSSEKLFDVFEQMLHEKT, from the coding sequence ATGAGCGTAAGTCTTTTTGATGAAATTCAACAAAGTTCTGTATTTATTAAAGAAAGATTTAGTACCATTCCTAAACATGTTATTGTCCTGGGAACAGGCCTTGGCAATTTAGTGAACAGGTTAGAAGTTATAAAGGAGATTAGTTATAAAGTAATACCAAATTTTGTTCCAACCACTGTAGAAAGCCATTCAGGAAAATTAATTCTTGCAAAATGGAAAGGAGTTGAATTGCTTTTGTTATCAGGAAGACTTCATTATTATGAAGGTTACTCCATTCAAGAAGTTACCTATCCGATTCGCGTTCTTCATGAACTGGGTGTAAATAGAATTTGGCTTACAAATGCCAGCGGGTCGGTGAATCCACATTTGAATGCCGGAGAAATTGTATTCATTGATGATCATATTAATTTTCATCCTGAAAATCCTCTTAGAGGGGCTTATGATCCCAGATTAGGTATTCGTTTTCCTGATATGTCTTCCACTTATGCCCCTGAAGAATTAGCGATCGCTAAAAGGTCTTGTGAAAAATTGAAAATAGAATTTAAGAAAGGGATCTATTTTGGACTTCAAGGTCCTAGTCTAGAGACTCCTGCTGAATACAGAATGATTAAGCTTTTAGGCGCAGATATAGTGGGGATGTCGACTGTGCCTGAAGTTATTGTTGCGCATCAATGTGGAATGAAAATATTGGGTGCTTCGATAGTTTCAAATTCATCACCTGAAACGGGATTGCATGAAGTTACCACATTAGAAAGCGTGATTGAAACAATTAGAAATTCGTCTGAAAAATTATTTGATGTTTTTGAGCAGATGTTGCATGAAAAAACTTGA